A region of Sulfurimonas sp. DNA encodes the following proteins:
- a CDS encoding peptidylprolyl isomerase — protein sequence MAIETNQIVSIEYEVRDGEVVVDSNIGGTPLVFMFGKGQIIPGLENGIVNMSIGEKADILVKPEDAYGELNLEAKQEVPKDQFSGIDLEVGMTLYGQGENGATVQVIVKEIGEENIIIDFNHPLAGKSLMFAVTINNVREASEEEAMTGVPQENKQDDDCCGTGGGTGCGCN from the coding sequence ATGGCAATTGAAACAAATCAAATAGTATCAATAGAGTATGAAGTTCGTGACGGCGAAGTAGTAGTAGACAGTAATATAGGTGGAACACCTTTGGTATTTATGTTTGGAAAAGGTCAAATAATTCCAGGTTTAGAAAATGGAATTGTTAACATGAGTATTGGTGAAAAAGCTGACATCTTAGTTAAACCGGAAGATGCTTATGGAGAGTTGAATTTAGAAGCAAAACAAGAAGTTCCAAAAGATCAATTTTCTGGTATAGATTTAGAAGTTGGCATGACTCTTTATGGACAAGGTGAAAATGGTGCTACTGTTCAAGTTATTGTTAAAGAAATAGGTGAAGAAAATATAATAATTGATTTTAATCATCCTTTAGCTGGAAAATCATTGATGTTTGCAGTTACAATTAATAATGTTAGAGAAGCATCTGAAGAAGAAGCTATGACAGGTGTACCTCAAGAAAATAAGCAAGATGATGATTGTTGTGGAACAGGTGGTGGCACTGGTTGTGGATGCAACTAA